The Sphingosinicellaceae bacterium genome includes the window CCTCGGCGCGGGCGTTGGCGGCCATCGCCTTGACTGCCTCGAACTCGTCGCGGTCGATCATGTCGAGTCCGCCGACGGCCTCGCGCAGGCGGGAACGGGTCGCGGTCTCGATCTCGCGGCCGACGCCAGCGAAGGTGCCCATCGCCGATGTCGCAACCTTGGCGAGGTCGGCGAAAATGCGGTTCTCGGTCTGCATGTCTATCGCTCCTGCGCTAGGACGGTCGGGCCGCCGTGGGGGTTGAGTTGCCAGATGTCGAAGTTTAGCCCGGAAGCAAAACCCAGCCAGCATAGATAAGGTACCATGAGCCAAGCTGCGACCCGGTTGACGCGGCCGAACGCGAAGGTCGTGATCAGCGCCGCCAGCGCCACGATGCCGAGCAGGACCAGGCTGTAGAATATCTGGTGCTCGCCGAAGAACAGCGGCGCCCAGGCGAGATTGAGCGCCAGTTGCGCCGCGAACAGCCCGAGCGCGATCCAGCGGCCGCTAACCTTGGTCGCCCAGACCAGCGCGGCGGCGATGCCCATCAGCGAATACAGCGCCGTCCACGCGATCGGGAAAGCGATGCCCGGTGGCTGCGCTGCGGGCAGGGTCAGGGCGTTGAACCAGGCGCTGTCACCAGTCGGGCCGCTCAGTCGCGCCGATGCACCACCCAAAAAATTGAGCAGCGGCACGAACACTATGGCGGCACGAAGGGCGGAGCCGCGGGCGGCAGGGGCGGGCATCGCCCTCCCCTAGCCTAACTCGACGCGGCTGCGAACCCGTTAGCGACAGGTAACGTTGCGATCGACCGAACGACCCAGCAAGCCGCCACCGACTGCGCCGAGCACGGTGCCGAGCGTGTTCGATCCGCCCGACGCGATGACGTTGCCGAGCACGCCGCCGCCGATCGCGCCGACGATCAGCCCGGTCGTGCCGTCCGAGCGGCGGCAGTAATAACGGTTGTCACGACCACGGTAGATGCGGTCGTTCGGCCCGAGCCGGCGTGGCTGGTAATAGCGACCGTCGCGGTAATACTGGTCGGCGTAATAGGCGCGCTCGCCGCGCGGCAGGCGGTTGTAGTCGTAGTTGCGGTAGCTCCGCCAATCGCCGCGTCCGCGATCGTCGCGTCCGCGATCATGATCGCGGCGGTCGCCGTCGTCCCGGTAGCCGCTATCGCGCCGGTCGTCGCCACGGCGGTCATCTCGGCGATCGTCACCGCGGCGGTCGTCACCACGGCGGTCCTCACCACGGCGGTCGTCACCACGGTCATCGCGCCGGTCGTCGCCCTGATACTGGCGGTCACGGTAACGGTCGTCGCGGTCGCCGTTCTGGGCGGTTGCAGCGATCGGCATCGCCAGGATCGAAAGCGCCGAAACCCCAAGGATAAGAGTGCGGAACATGATTTTCTCCGTCTTGCACATCGCTCCGGCGCGTTGGTCGCGGCGGTTGGCTGGTGTAACGAAGATGCGCCGCAGACGGGTGCACCGTCCGGCGCAGGCTAGCCCTGAACGGTGGTGATCGATTGCGGAAACTGGTGGGCGCGGCAGGGTTTGAACCTGCGACCCCTCGCGTGTGAAGCGAGTGCTCTACCGCTGAGCTACGCGCCCGCCGCCAGCGAGGCGCTCGTCTAGACGGCACCACCCCGGGTGTAAAGGTGGCGGCCGTGCGCGCCTAGTTGACCGCGTCCTTCAAACCCTTGCCGGCACGAAACTTGGGCTGGTTCGCGGGTGCGATCGTCATCGGCTCGCCGGTCCGCGGATTGCGGCCATCCGAGCCCTTGCGCTGGCTGACGACGAACGTCCCGAAGCCCACCAGCTTCACCTCGCCGCCGCCCTTGAGCGTCGCAGTGACCGCGTCGAGCACCGCCTCGACCGCTCGCCCGGCATCGCCGCGCGGGAGGCCCGTGCTCTCGGCCACTGCCGTGACCAACTCCTGCTTGTTCATTTGCCCTCCCCTACTACGCCCGCCCCCGGGGTAACGCATGAGGCCCGGCCGCGACCCCCAAGTCAAAGGGATTCGTTCCCCTTTGTGGGATTCGCGACCGGGCGCTTCAGTCTAGTGACGGACGGCGAGTTCCTCGACGACCGCAGCGTCGGGCAACGCCGCCAGTTCGGCCGGCTCGACCCACTCGATCGGTACCAGCGGCAGGGTCAACGCCTCCGCCAGCACCTGGTCGGCGTGGGCGACGGGGATGATCCGCAGCTGCTCGGTGACGTTCTTCGGGATGTCCGCCAGATCCTTCTCGTTGTCCGCCGGGATGAACACCG containing:
- a CDS encoding accessory factor UbiK family protein; this translates as MQTENRIFADLAKVATSAMGTFAGVGREIETATRSRLREAVGGLDMIDRDEFEAVKAMAANARAEVEALRSEIAALRAAMAPQPAAPPADAPIV
- a CDS encoding tryptophan-rich sensory protein; the protein is MPAPAARGSALRAAIVFVPLLNFLGGASARLSGPTGDSAWFNALTLPAAQPPGIAFPIAWTALYSLMGIAAALVWATKVSGRWIALGLFAAQLALNLAWAPLFFGEHQIFYSLVLLGIVALAALITTFAFGRVNRVAAWLMVPYLCWLGFASGLNFDIWQLNPHGGPTVLAQER
- a CDS encoding glycine zipper 2TM domain-containing protein is translated as MPIAATAQNGDRDDRYRDRQYQGDDRRDDRGDDRRGEDRRGDDRRGDDRRDDRRGDDRRDSGYRDDGDRRDHDRGRDDRGRGDWRSYRNYDYNRLPRGERAYYADQYYRDGRYYQPRRLGPNDRIYRGRDNRYYCRRSDGTTGLIVGAIGGGVLGNVIASGGSNTLGTVLGAVGGGLLGRSVDRNVTCR
- a CDS encoding HU family DNA-binding protein — translated: MNKQELVTAVAESTGLPRGDAGRAVEAVLDAVTATLKGGGEVKLVGFGTFVVSQRKGSDGRNPRTGEPMTIAPANQPKFRAGKGLKDAVN